GTCTATCTATCCGAATACAAGTTAAgtagataaaaacaaaatagaaagtgtaatacatattgaatttaagggaaaaaatttaattaaatttgccctggagttgactgtctgtctctATGCATGTTGTGTTGTGACtcatggcactttacaagcccactcacagttatctgtcagcgatttaagccgagtgagcatctcttgttttttttttttttttttttttttcagtagcgccaagtagtgccaagagtacgacttagctacctcatacgtcacattcgcttgcataaccccctttttttacaggggggtacaCTCTCACACTTCACATATAGAGCATAGAAGAGCAgccatacccgaaccgggacgcccacatcacggtgaagacgcgctacccatatgccaggacgccggctttttgCATGTAAATGTGCGAAATCAGAAATTTAAcacttaagtaaatgaaaatttgttaatttttttgtctctAAAGTacagatttatatgaaattttgtacctCATTTATCGAAGgggattttgaaatatatgtaaatgcaatgtgtcaaaaatataattatttgaataaatcaaatttgttatgcAATATTGTGATTACCGAATTTTAGTTACAGAGTGCTTAAAAAAGGAGTCCAATATATATAGCCTTTCTCCTGGTAcatgtgtattaaccgcatcccaTCAATTAATCGTCCCCAAAAATCACCCAAAACTTCTCTGGACTCTTTCCGAACTATCGTTAATCAATATCATAAGGATAATTATGCACGATTGGTTTTCTTTACCatattatgaagcacaaaactATCATGCACGgcactctgaaaataaatatctgagctgTCATAAAATCATGACTTTGCCCCGAGATTCCGCATTTTTATTTGGAAGTAGGAAAAGGGATAACACCTGTCGCGGGCCTTGACATTTTTCTTGGCAACCCGCGTTTATTATACTTTATGGATTAAATGATCGATTACTACTgacaaatatacaattaaattccactttaaatttaaattcatttttcttagttCCCACGGGAGCTCCTACCGATAACCACTCTTACTGTTATCAGCCGCACCTTCCCACGCAACTGCTCCTCTCTCTTCACTTCATATCCTTTTTGCAATGGGCCGGGACTACCTCTTCTTCTTgagtacagccgaccaccccgccaccactgaatgtTGCAGTATCGACAGGATAGGGCAGGGACTAAGGACATGACAACACCTCTATTAGAAAAAATGCGAGAAGGTTTTGGGGAAACCATTTTCTCTCGTTATATGAAGGGGGACAACTGTAGTGTTCGCCATTGATCGATTTCTCTAAATCTTCGAATACATTAAATTTCAGGTCATTTTTTTGCGAAAAATCTTTTGTCCTGAATGTAAGTATAAGAAAAAGACTTCTGACATTCATTCGCTTAATACGTATCTCATTTAcagtctttaaatttaaaatttcccagTTTTCACAACATGTACTTGGAAAATATCGTAAAAGACGGTAATTGGGTAATATGGCTAATGTTTCATTCGCAGTTTTCTTAATTTCCAAGATAGCGATTTGCACAAGGATCCTAAGagtgagttaaaataaaacaattgaatgtaaaataaaaggaatcgagtttatctgtttatttttcacCAAatgttttccaataaaatttcaaacggATTTAAAATAGGtatccaaatttaatattttgtattgtggTGTAAATGTTATATGTCGTGAAAAagagcaagaaataaaaaaaaaaacaattatatgtatATCATTTTACAGCAGTCGGTTAAGTCAATCAAAAGTCAGTTTTAAAACTGGATTTTATACGTGATAATTTAATGTTCCAGATAGCATATTATGAATTTTGATCTAGGGCACATGGTTAAAAtgtcttttcagaaaaataaaacatattagcTATTTTATAAAACGTAATTCGTTATCATATTATTGACGAtggattctttatataaatatttgagtcTATAATCCAAATcccaaatatatttattgttcttaACGGTATACATACATTGCTACAAAAAAAAACAGTCGACTACTTTGCTATATAATTTAGTGTATATCCATATTTGTCCGTAAGAGAAATATTCTTTATGCCGCTCACTGTGCTTTCAGTATTTTCATAACTCTTTAATGTTCTTAACTatgttttgaagcattttaatgcttttttaatttcaatgaaatccaaTATAATTTTGCAGTCCATATCACCATTGAATTTGCTGGCAATTTCAATGGTGATTAATTCATTAGCTAACATTAGTTTGAACTAATGTTAGCTAATGTTAATCTCAATGctaatattagtttaaattgcAAGTGTGagtaaatgcatttcatatattCGTTCaggtatattaaaatgaaatgggtATAATTCGAATGTTGTTGGACATCTTCAATTTAATGctctaattcaataataaattgttcTAATTCAATGATTCTAATAATGTTCAGCCTAATCAAAATCTCGTTGTtttagaaagacatttttttctgaaatttaccaAATTATTTCGGAGTCAGAGAATTTCCACGTTTGATTATTATATGtgttgctatttttaattaataatgaaaaaaatgtttacttaattaTCACTGACATCTTCACTAAAGTccttatatttcacaaaatttgctAAAATCATTTATAGAGAATctttttggatttttatattgtacaaattatgtgtttcacttttatttgtatagatatttcatagtatttggaagcaaaatttgaagaaaatctattccgttgtataatattaaataaattatgagtatcattttaattatatttcttcccAAACTTGGTAACTAGCTGATAATCGggatttttgattataaaattttttctttatgtatgaCTTAGTTCTATAGCGTTTCTAGcatggtatttttaaatttcttattttgatagaCTTATACTATTTCAGATAGATGATTTTCCAATTCTCTCAATTTGTCATCTCACCTAAAATGTGAGCTTTTTTCAGTAACTGTAACATAAAATTCAACTAATTCAGTAATGGGGTGATTGAGTtgaaatttgttcataaaataaataactattaaatattaaatggaatcaTTGAACATCTGAGGGTTTTGTGTAACACCGAATATGCTTTACAATTTTTGTAATCTTCGATAACGTAtgatggattatttttatttattgattcgaCGAAAACTTTAATGATCCATATTTAAgaccattaatatatttaaacacattaacgatttccaattaaattttagaaaatgttaatagtattaagaaatatatgaactaatttttttaacatacctTGCTGTTAAAATTAAACTTGATCTTAAATTGccccaaaattttgaaaataaataaataatcacacATTTTATTAgacaaaatgaatttctaaattttcgtattgtttaaaattcttttttgtattaaaattaattttaatagctctttacttaatatatatatatatatatttaaaaattagaataactaccaaattctcaaagaatttttttatttgttttattacgactgaaaataaatgttacaaaaaattgcGATATTTATGCTAGGAAGATACAAGATATTCAGAAATCAAATATATAGTTACACAAATATTGCAAatagaagtaataaaaattaaatattaagtataaaaacgACATTgatacattgaataaaataaattatccaaaacatgtaataataataataataaattgtgccTTAAAGATAAAAAAGTTCCTTTATGCTGTgagattttaaatagaaaatgtctcttaaaataacataattcccAATGATGTATCCCAACTTCTATAAATACAATTCTTGATAACTTGTACTATACTAAGATATCATGATGTTAAGTAACAAGTAGGTTACAATCACTTTGTTGTCCTGTaaatgaaattagtatttaaatgatttcaatatattttgattataggACGATAATCACACATGTCACTAACCACAATATGTAACGATAATCACTAACCACAATATGTATTTACATAATGCATTACAATAACAAACATTATATTTCTCAAAAGACTTATTCAAATGAACTGTCTTGCAGTTCTAGAAATATTTCTCATCAAGCCTTATGTTGTTTATTCCTTGacacattttccattttttagtGAGTATCCGGGCAGAGGACACTCGATATCACGACACTTTTTCTTAAATGGATCATACACTTGGTCTTGTTCGCATTTTTTCTCCACCATACCTACCTTTTCACCATCACTAAGATCAATATCAAGAAGAACCCCAAAGTTCATGGATGGACCACCTTTGAAGGCTGAGACCATCGTTTCGTGGCAAGACATAGATGTCACGTTTGTCTCATAATTACAGAGTGCACAATGGATATTGCGATAGGTGGTATTCGTGAAGTACACCACACCCATGTAATTTTCACATAAgcgttttattttctgattcttccACGTTGGATGACATTCGGATACAACATTAGGCCGACATTCGGTGGTGAATTTCTTGATGCCTTCTGGCATCCTATAACTGATGGTAAGATATCTGAAATTCCAGTCAGTTTCTGGATCGTGAGACCAAAGACCCCACATACCTTTCTCTCGGATGTATACCATGTTGCTGAGGACAAAACTCCTCTCTTCTGTGCAGATCGTTTCCGATTTCAAAGAAGAACAATCCAAGAAGATCTGCCACATAACCAGTTCTTTCGGATTTTCCCCATTACAGATGGCACAAAAAAGAGACTTGTATGTCTTCTGGGAAAGCAGATGAGTTACTGGTACATTATTGAAGGGATCACTCCAGTTCTTATCATTCTGTTCACAACGCCTGCGAATGGCTTGCGGTCCAGTATAAGAGGCTGGACATGCGTCCACCATGAAAATGTATTCCTCTTGCTGGCCAGATGGTCTGCATGACGCAATTCTCTCATACTTGCTACTGATGTTTAGGAATTGAGAGTCGATGCAGCACGTGTCATACAGTACACAGAGACTGCTACAGTCGCAGTTATGTTTATCTGAGTCATCTAGGTCTCGAGGAACGGAGCAAGTGTCTTTTGGATAGCAGGATGCATTCCATTTGCGTATCTCTTCGTAGTTATATGCATATATTGAGGAGAAACAGAAGACTGTCACTGCCAACTGCAGTGAAATATACTTGAAGACTGTCATGAGTTGAATTTATATCCTCATATCTTAAGTTTCTTAtctgaaagataaataataagaacaaaatttaaatgtgaaaatgtccaataatagaaaaaaatatgtaacaactGTTATcccaaattctgaaaaattaatctgtcataagttttcaaaatttctgccATAAAACTACAGCAAATCTGTAtgtgatttataaaaatagaaatatcgcaagcaaaatttctatttaaaggaaataaagagattaaaaatgtCATGTTAAAATTTCATACTGCTAAAACTGGTACCATAATGAATAAAGACTaggagttttgaaaaaaaaaatacttatgaaagaaagttaaattagcgatttttaaaacatattgtttCTTATTGTTGTTCTAACATTGTTCACTGCGCAAACTACAACAAGTTTCAAACTTACCatctaatgaaaaaatataaagagtttGTCATTTAGATtttcaagagagaaaaaaaatcagttacatattttaattcttttttttttctttttgcaaatgtgtatttatagttattataaaagTGAACATTTAATACatcatatttaaaagattatcagGCAATTCAAATTTATCAGAATACTTGTGTCGTGTTTCggttattgtatatttttatacaagagTTCGTCGTCTTaagttttattgaagaaaaagagaaaaactatGAAATCTTAAAGCAGGATATCTATTTCCCATCGAAATCAGtggcgaaaaaaaaatgaaaaaagttccATATTTATGAACACATGTTGTTGTAAAAGTTTTCCTAAAATtagcgcaagatttgaattttccaccattcgTGAAGTAAAGTGATggcaaaactataaaaaaatccatttgatagctgataatTTACAGTTAgaaaaaatggagcattacaagATAGAACAAAGTGTTAacgcaaaatttaaattaaataaaaaacgcaaattttttttctttaaattgtcatTTACACATAGGGCACATGGCCTCTACAGTTTTGCTGGCACATACACACTCTTTAgctgaaattttccatgaccattttgaataaatgtgactgaatttcgttgatgcagagtTTAATTTCCTCCTGCAATGCACGCGTGCTCGTGGACTTATTGGCCTAGATATTTGACTTCAAATCCTTCCATAAAAAGAAACCCAATATTGTTAAATCATATGATCTAGGGGGGCAACTCTCAAGTTTTCGAACGTGTGCCACCaggttttcatatattttttaaatatttttcaacaatgaaagcacGTTGTTCTCTCGTGTAACCCCTCCAATTTTATTgcccctaaactatcagctgtcaaatgtttttttaatagggttgccaacacgttactgcacaaatggtggaaaattcaaatcttgcgttcattttgggacaccttttacAACCGCAA
The window above is part of the Argiope bruennichi chromosome 7, qqArgBrue1.1, whole genome shotgun sequence genome. Proteins encoded here:
- the LOC129974828 gene encoding uncharacterized protein LOC129974828; translation: MTVFKYISLQLAVTVFCFSSIYAYNYEEIRKWNASCYPKDTCSVPRDLDDSDKHNCDCSSLCVLYDTCCIDSQFLNISSKYERIASCRPSGQQEEYIFMVDACPASYTGPQAIRRRCEQNDKNWSDPFNNVPVTHLLSQKTYKSLFCAICNGENPKELVMWQIFLDCSSLKSETICTEERSFVLSNMVYIREKGMWGLWSHDPETDWNFRYLTISYRMPEGIKKFTTECRPNVVSECHPTWKNQKIKRLCENYMGVVYFTNTTYRNIHCALCNYETNVTSMSCHETMVSAFKGGPSMNFGVLLDIDLSDGEKVGMVEKKCEQDQVYDPFKKKCRDIECPLPGYSLKNGKCVKE